From Microcystis aeruginosa NIES-2549, a single genomic window includes:
- the ntrB gene encoding nitrate ABC transporter permease translates to MASSVSKTSKGGFNFSKFWKKHSQDILPPIIGTLGFLIVWQLVSMVGLIKLPPPSDLITNERTRTYLMYPFFDRGGIDKGLFWQTLASLQRVLIGYSLAAVVGIGVGIMVGLNSFLNKALDPLFQFLRTVPPLAWVPLSLAALQQNQPAALFVIFITAVWPILINTTVGVQQIPQDYINVKQVLQLSSKKFFFKILIPSALPYIFTGLRIAIGLAWLAIIAAEIVMSGIVGIGFFIWDAYQNNYISDIILALFYIGGVGLLLDRFMAWLQNQIVRQ, encoded by the coding sequence ATGGCAAGTAGCGTCAGCAAAACAAGTAAAGGTGGTTTCAACTTCAGTAAATTCTGGAAAAAGCATTCCCAAGACATTCTTCCCCCCATTATCGGTACCTTGGGTTTTCTGATTGTTTGGCAATTAGTCTCGATGGTGGGATTAATCAAATTACCCCCCCCATCCGACCTAATCACCAATGAACGGACTCGTACTTATTTAATGTATCCTTTCTTTGATCGTGGGGGCATTGATAAGGGACTATTCTGGCAAACTTTAGCCAGTCTGCAACGGGTATTAATCGGTTATTCTTTAGCCGCAGTGGTTGGTATTGGAGTTGGGATTATGGTCGGTTTAAATTCTTTCTTAAATAAGGCCCTCGATCCCCTTTTTCAATTCCTGAGAACAGTTCCTCCTCTTGCTTGGGTTCCCCTATCTTTGGCCGCTTTACAACAAAACCAACCTGCTGCTTTATTCGTTATCTTTATTACCGCAGTTTGGCCGATTTTGATTAATACCACCGTCGGTGTCCAACAAATTCCCCAAGACTATATCAACGTTAAACAAGTCTTGCAATTGTCCAGCAAAAAATTCTTTTTCAAGATATTAATTCCCTCGGCTCTTCCCTACATATTCACTGGTTTGAGAATTGCGATCGGTTTAGCTTGGTTAGCGATTATTGCGGCGGAAATTGTTATGTCGGGTATCGTCGGTATCGGTTTCTTTATCTGGGATGCCTACCAAAATAACTACATCAGCGATATTATTCTTGCGCTGTTTTATATCGGTGGTGTGGGTTTATTACTCGATCGCTTTATGGCTTGGTTGCAAAATCAAATCGTTCGTCAATAG